One Ictalurus furcatus strain D&B chromosome 21, Billie_1.0, whole genome shotgun sequence genomic region harbors:
- the arhgef3 gene encoding rho guanine nucleotide exchange factor 3 isoform X2, producing MMGCCLFVHHKKKRKQRKRDVDSLSLCSLDINEPSNKRAKPLSRVTSLANLIPPVKAAPLKRIGQTLQRSISFRSESRTEIMPPRPWSRQAPAANTKRRDSKLWSETFDVGLGQMLSSKEIKRQEAIFELSQGEQDLIEDLKLAKKAYHDPMLKLSIMTEHELNQIFGTLDSLIPLHEDLLSRLREARKPDGSTDHVGHILVNWLPCLDSYNSYCSNQVAAKALLDHKKQDHRVHDFLQRCLESPFSRKLDLWNFLDIPRSRLVKYPLLLREILKHTPNDHPDRQHLDEAIHMIQSIVAEINIKTGESECRYYKERLLYLEESQRDLLIDSSRILSCHGELKNNRGAKLHVFLFQDVLVITRAVTHNEQLCYQLYRQPIPVRDLEWEDLQDGEIRLGGSIRGAFSNTERTKNFFRVTFRSGGQLQSHSFQASDTFNKQQWLNCIRQAKIATGSQPSQHTAPAQDKTEERMDQSDSDCSDCSMDTSNPGAEAGTQLMEHAHVDV from the exons GAGCCTAGCAACAAGCGAGCGAAGCCTCTGTCTCGAGTCACCTCGCTGGCTAACCTCATCCCACCGGTGAAAGCTGCTCCACTGAAGCGTATCGGACAGACGCTGCAG CGCTCCATCAGCTTCCGCAGTGAAAGCAGGACGGAGATCATGCCTCCTCGGCCATGGAGCAGACAGGCACCGGCGGCCAACACCAAGCGCAGAGACAGCAAGCTGTGGAGTGAGACCTTCGATGTAGGACTGGGACAAATGCTGTCCTCTAAGGAGATAAAAAGGCAGGAG GCCATTTTTGAGCTGTCTCAAGGAGAGCAGGACCTGATTGAAGACCTCAAGCTGGCCAAAAAG GCCTACCATGACCCTATGCTGAAGCTCTCCATTATGACAGAACATGAACTCAATCAGATATTCGGCACCCTGGATTCCCTCATCCCACTGCACGAAG ATCTGCTGAGTCGACTCAGAGAGGCCAGGAAACCCGATGGCTCTACAGACCACGTGGGACACATTTTAGTGAACTGG CTGCCCTGTCTGGACTCCTACAACAGCTACTGCAGTAACCAGGTGGCTGCAAAAGCCTTACTGGACCATAAAAAGCAGGACCACCGAGTACACGACTTCCTGCAGCGCTGTCTGGAGTCGCCCTTCAGTCGCAAACTGGACCTGTGGAACTTTCTGGACATCCCACGCAGCCGGCTTGTCAAATATCCACTGCTGCTACGTGAgattctcaaacacacacctaACGACCACCCGGATCGGCAGCATCTGGACGAGGCT ATCCACATGATCCAGAGCATCGTGGCCGAGATCAACATCAAGACGGGCGAGTCAGAGTGCCGTTATTATAAAGAGCGTCTGCTCTACCTGGAGGAGAGCCAGAGAGACCTTCTGATCGACAGCTCTCGCATTCTCAGCTGCCACGGAGAGCTAAAGAACAACAGAGGAGCT AAGCTACACGTGTTCCTGTTCCAGGACGTGTTGGTGATCACGCGGGCCGTAACCCATAACGAGCAGCTCTGCTATCAGCTCTACCGGCAGCCCATCCCGGTGCGGGACCTTGAATGGGAGGACCTGCAGGACGGCGAGATCCGCCTGGGCGGCTCCATCAGAGGGGCTTTCAGCAACACCGAGAGGA CCAAGAACTTTTTCCGGGTGACGTTCCGCAGTGGAGGTCAGCTCCAGTCGCACTCCTTCCAAGCCAGCGACACCTTCAACAAGCAACAGTGGCTGAACTGCATAAGGCAGGCTAAAATAGCGACCGGCTCTCAGCCTTCCCAGCACACGGCTCCCGCTCAGGACAAAACCGAGGAGCGCATGGACCAAAGCGACAGCGACTGCTCAGACTGTAGCATGGACACTAGCAATCCCGGTGCTGAGGCTGGAACGCAGCTGATGGAGCACGCACACGTGGACGTGTGA
- the arhgef3 gene encoding rho guanine nucleotide exchange factor 3 isoform X3 — protein MVAKDYPFYLVVKRTNCSLEVQTEPSNKRAKPLSRVTSLANLIPPVKAAPLKRIGQTLQRSISFRSESRTEIMPPRPWSRQAPAANTKRRDSKLWSETFDVGLGQMLSSKEIKRQEAIFELSQGEQDLIEDLKLAKKAYHDPMLKLSIMTEHELNQIFGTLDSLIPLHEDLLSRLREARKPDGSTDHVGHILVNWLPCLDSYNSYCSNQVAAKALLDHKKQDHRVHDFLQRCLESPFSRKLDLWNFLDIPRSRLVKYPLLLREILKHTPNDHPDRQHLDEAIHMIQSIVAEINIKTGESECRYYKERLLYLEESQRDLLIDSSRILSCHGELKNNRGAKLHVFLFQDVLVITRAVTHNEQLCYQLYRQPIPVRDLEWEDLQDGEIRLGGSIRGAFSNTERTKNFFRVTFRSGGQLQSHSFQASDTFNKQQWLNCIRQAKIATGSQPSQHTAPAQDKTEERMDQSDSDCSDCSMDTSNPGAEAGTQLMEHAHVDV, from the exons GAGCCTAGCAACAAGCGAGCGAAGCCTCTGTCTCGAGTCACCTCGCTGGCTAACCTCATCCCACCGGTGAAAGCTGCTCCACTGAAGCGTATCGGACAGACGCTGCAG CGCTCCATCAGCTTCCGCAGTGAAAGCAGGACGGAGATCATGCCTCCTCGGCCATGGAGCAGACAGGCACCGGCGGCCAACACCAAGCGCAGAGACAGCAAGCTGTGGAGTGAGACCTTCGATGTAGGACTGGGACAAATGCTGTCCTCTAAGGAGATAAAAAGGCAGGAG GCCATTTTTGAGCTGTCTCAAGGAGAGCAGGACCTGATTGAAGACCTCAAGCTGGCCAAAAAG GCCTACCATGACCCTATGCTGAAGCTCTCCATTATGACAGAACATGAACTCAATCAGATATTCGGCACCCTGGATTCCCTCATCCCACTGCACGAAG ATCTGCTGAGTCGACTCAGAGAGGCCAGGAAACCCGATGGCTCTACAGACCACGTGGGACACATTTTAGTGAACTGG CTGCCCTGTCTGGACTCCTACAACAGCTACTGCAGTAACCAGGTGGCTGCAAAAGCCTTACTGGACCATAAAAAGCAGGACCACCGAGTACACGACTTCCTGCAGCGCTGTCTGGAGTCGCCCTTCAGTCGCAAACTGGACCTGTGGAACTTTCTGGACATCCCACGCAGCCGGCTTGTCAAATATCCACTGCTGCTACGTGAgattctcaaacacacacctaACGACCACCCGGATCGGCAGCATCTGGACGAGGCT ATCCACATGATCCAGAGCATCGTGGCCGAGATCAACATCAAGACGGGCGAGTCAGAGTGCCGTTATTATAAAGAGCGTCTGCTCTACCTGGAGGAGAGCCAGAGAGACCTTCTGATCGACAGCTCTCGCATTCTCAGCTGCCACGGAGAGCTAAAGAACAACAGAGGAGCT AAGCTACACGTGTTCCTGTTCCAGGACGTGTTGGTGATCACGCGGGCCGTAACCCATAACGAGCAGCTCTGCTATCAGCTCTACCGGCAGCCCATCCCGGTGCGGGACCTTGAATGGGAGGACCTGCAGGACGGCGAGATCCGCCTGGGCGGCTCCATCAGAGGGGCTTTCAGCAACACCGAGAGGA CCAAGAACTTTTTCCGGGTGACGTTCCGCAGTGGAGGTCAGCTCCAGTCGCACTCCTTCCAAGCCAGCGACACCTTCAACAAGCAACAGTGGCTGAACTGCATAAGGCAGGCTAAAATAGCGACCGGCTCTCAGCCTTCCCAGCACACGGCTCCCGCTCAGGACAAAACCGAGGAGCGCATGGACCAAAGCGACAGCGACTGCTCAGACTGTAGCATGGACACTAGCAATCCCGGTGCTGAGGCTGGAACGCAGCTGATGGAGCACGCACACGTGGACGTGTGA